A genomic window from Gossypium hirsutum isolate 1008001.06 chromosome D12, Gossypium_hirsutum_v2.1, whole genome shotgun sequence includes:
- the LOC107947493 gene encoding RING-H2 finger protein ATL2 yields the protein MMSSGMNLITTAIAFATSVIFIVFICSRIICGRIRGSQSRQMFHTQSEIDLQQAEGQTRGLEPVVVAAIPALRFNSETFTYIEDTQCSICLGDYQEKQVLRIMPKCGHNFHLSCIDLWLRKQSTCHVYRLPLQDIGETKQMRAATFRTMITLQSPQCSSSSTNSDMNT from the exons ATGATGAGTTCAGGCATGAACTTGATCACAACTGCTATTGCTTTTGCAACCAGTGTTATTTTTATTGTGTTTATTTGTTCAAGAATAATTTGTGGGAGGATTCGAGGGTCTCAATCTAGACAAATGTTTCACACACAGTCCGAGATTGATCTTCAACAG GCAGAAGGACAGACTAGAGGGCTTGAACCAGTTGTAGTAGCTGCAATTCCCGCCTTAAGGTTCAACAGTGAGACATTTACTTACATTGAAGATACACA ATGCTCCATATGTTTAGGCGACTACCAAGAGAAACAAGTGCTGAGAATCATGCCTAAATGTGGCCACAACTTTCATCTCTCTTGCATTGACCTATGGCTAAGAAAACAATCCACTTGTCATGTCTATCGTTTACCGTTGCAGGACATTGGTGAAACAAAACAAATGAGAGCTGCAACATTTAGGACAATGATTACATTACAAAGTCCTCAATGTTCATCATCTTCTACAAATTCAGACATGAATACgtga
- the LOC107947494 gene encoding ethylene-responsive transcription factor ERF087, whose product MAGPESTTKTTTVITNTNKTTTTMAQPLTKPTRRFVGVRQRPSGRWVAEIKDSSQRVRLWLGTYDTPEEAARAYDEAARALRGENARTNFASVNNSSTQPVISGSNGRQNGLSAFSSLKAKLSKNLQSIMARNGENKSTKSRVSDHFTFASIFHFRNNQYHNNQDQNIHKVVQPSIVVPRIGNEPPPLPPPQPPLSWDSSSVSDCSNEWIGFRQHGLDSDGSDIGEVSFRDHHGFSDEMMGWVDSPDHHHNTISSRLSSGDYDDDNHGSRSKRFKVSSSVVVPPTFSGSSYHN is encoded by the coding sequence ATGGCAGGACCagaatcaacaaccaaaacaaCCACTGTCATCACCAACACCAACAAAACCACCACCACCATGGCTCAACCACTAACCAAACCAACTCGAAGGTTCGTTGGTGTAAGGCAAAGGCCATCGGGACGATGGGTGGCGGAGATAAAAGACTCATCTCAACGTGTTAGATTATGGCTAGGCACTTACGACACTCCTGAAGAAGCTGCTCGAGCTTACGACGAAGCAGCTCGTGCTCTCCGTGGTGAAAATGCTCGAACCAACTTTGCATCGGTTAACAATTCGTCGACACAACCGGTTATTTCCGGTTCTAACGGCCGACAAAACGGACTAAGCGCGTTTTCGTCGTTGAAAGCTAAGTTGAGCAAGAACTTACAAAGCATCATGGCTAGGAATGGTGAGAACAAGTCGACGAAAAGTAGGGTGAGTGATCATTTTACTTTCGCTAGCATATTCCATTTTAGAAACAACCAGTACCACAATAACCAGGACCAGAATATACACAAAGTGGTACAACCGAGTATAGTTGTACCACGTATAGGAAACGAACCGCCGCCGCTGCCGCCACCACAACCACCGTTGTCTTGGGATAGTTCTAGTGTTTCGGATTGTAGTAATGAGTGGATCGGGTTTCGACAACATGGGTTGGATTCGGATGGTTCGGATATTGGTGAAGTTAGCTTTCGTGATCATCATGGATTTAGTGATGAAATGATGGGGTGGGTTGATAGTCCAGATCATCATCATAATACTATTAGTTCGAGATTAAGTAGTGGTGATTATGATGATGATAATCATGGTTCGAGGAGCAAGAGGTTTAAAGTTTCTTCATCTGTTGTGGTTCCTCCAACTTTTAGTGGATCAAGTTATCATAATTAA